A segment of the Calonectris borealis chromosome 2, bCalBor7.hap1.2, whole genome shotgun sequence genome:
CTTCACCAGACCTTATGCTTGGCTCAATCGGGATGCCAGGAGTCTGGGACTCAGGAGGGGCACAAGCATAAAAGGTTCCTGTCACCTGACAACCTGTTTTCACAAACAAAAGTCAGTGACAGCTGCCTAAATCCTAAAAGAAAGGCTCGGGCAGAGATCACAGTGATGCAAAAGCAGGTTTTCCTGGGCCCCACCAGGaaatctctctcttccccccttctTCTTAAAAAGGTCTTATTTCCCAATTTTTCCAGGTACGCCAGCTCTACCAGTCTCTCTAGATGTTACTTGGACTGCATTTTTATTTGGGTCTGCATGAAATACTCCCTCAGCATTTCAGTATTCCCTCTAGTACTTTTTTATTACCTAATATGTTCTtctattacagaaataatttacatttttaaatagactATAGAGCTCTTAAAAGTTGCCTGCGTAAAATAATCCATTCAGTATAAGGAATTTCACTAAAGACAGGTATAACAACAAAGCTGGAATTAACACTGTTTAAAAAGCAGGTAAAGAACATTGTGCAGCAGGAGATTACTAGGGGTTTATTACCAGGAGTACTATTAGACTGTTCCAAGAGATGCCTATCAGTAAGTGGATTATAACACAGGCAATTGATGTTTTCCGCGGTTTCTTAATGTCAATGAAAGTCTCTGGAGGGTGATGCAAGTGACTTGCAGGCAAGAACATGCTACCTTTCCCAACGGCAGAATCCACCACGATCAGGAGCTGGAGCGATGCGGACACAAAACACCCGCATCTCTTGGAGAAGTCTTAGAGCCCAATGAGAAACCCAATACCAGCCACTAACAACTGCCTCCAAATTCAACAAAGCGTCTGAATGTGTGTTTAACTGCTGCAGGGGATGTACTTCAGGGCAGAGTTCACTCAGCTTGATACCTCAATTTTTTGTTAGCAAACAGCTCGACTAAAACCAAAGGATTCTGCCTAATAATTCCACTATACTGCCAGCAAAAGTTGCAGTGCACTGAGCATTTACTTTTTAGCAGATCCAAAGAAACAGGAGTTTATTTCTCTGCGCCAAAACCTCTAGAGAACTGTCCTCTGAAAATGTAGCATCTGCTCTAAGAAGTCCTTCCTCGCTTCCCATCCATTCCTGCCCTTCCGaaccagctgcttctcctcccgaAGCAAAAGCCTGTGTCCTCAGGTGAGTTATCCTGCAAGGATCTACAGCACACAGCTCCCCACAGCTCCCTTTCTCTTATGTTTTATCCCCTGCAAGCTTCAGCGTTGCCAATTTTCACAATTCAGGCTTTTTCCTAAGGATGCAGAGTTTGGAAAGCCATGATTGTGTTACACTCTGGTACTGTGAGATCTTTGGAGAAGGGAATGTTCCTTTATTCTGTTTCTGCTGTACCAGCCCCAAGAGAGACTCAATCCATGACAAGTTGTCCCATTGCCACAGCACTAAAACCAAGTAATAATTTCAGCTTTCCTCTTGGGAGAATAATGCCATTCTAATCGACAAGGCTGGAGGGAAAACCTCACTTTTGTGCCTCAAAAGGTccaaaatcagaaagcaaagctAAAAAACACATGTTCCCATTTGGGGGTTTTGCGGGGGCTGGTTCCCTTCTTATTGCTCAGGGCTTTTGAGACAGCTCAGGACTTTTGGGGGCTGACTTGTATCAACTCAGAGGACTGCAGAGCTCACACACCGTGCGTATGGCAGCAGTGAAAGCAAGAACCAGGACAAAGGCTCTTGCCACAGGCCCCCTGGCTCTCTTTGAAGGGAGCCCAGCACTCCCCTCCAGCCAATTCTGTTAATTCCGATGAAAGCCATGAATAAGAAACCTGAAATCTGCTGTCTTTCTAGGTGAACAACCTCAGCAAGCAACCCTAAATGGCAGCGTCTTACCATTTTCACAGCCAGGCCCTTGCCAGTGATGACTGCGAGCTGCGAAAGGGACGCTGGCGCACTGGTAGGGGATGTCGGGATGCGGCTGCTCCGGGGCAAACTCCCTCCAGTTCCGTTCGTGCGGCACCATGTAGTTTGGTACCTATTCAATTTAACGAGATATTCTTTTACTCGGCAGCTGTCAAAACTAATGCTCTGCGTTGCGCTAGCTTTCACATTTCAGCTCTTGATTTGCTCTGCCAAAGCCCACAGAGGTCTAAGCATTGCCCAGGCTACACGAATGGCTCTTCGCCACCACCACCAATGAGGCTTTCAAATGAACTTCTCACCACTGGTGTAAATAACAAGCAGGGTGGAATAACAAAAGGCAGTCAAAGCATTGCTGGTAAATGTCTGTTTGGAAGAGCAAGGCTTCATTGGGTGCTTACATTCTGGCATCAACAGAATGGCAGTGCACTAATATCTATCGCCCAACAGAAAAGAGCTATTACTCAGGGATAAATAACACCGAGGGACATCAACTGCCCTGTGGCCTCATGTGACATTAGAAAAGTTGCTTCTGGATTTCTCAGTTTTCATAATAAAGTTTCTTCCCAGAGAGAACTAGAGAGCCACGCCAGCAAAGACAGACATAGCACATAGCACAGAAATGATGCTGCTCAATGTACGAGCACCGAGCGAAACGCGTAACTAATGTCATACCTGAGATGGTAGTGAAGTGTAAGGAGACGTTATTGGAAAGGGATGGTTCATCATTAACGGTTGGTCCTCCATGTTGATCTGTTTTGCACCTATGTTCACCAGAGGGATGAAAATAAACAATGTCAACCACATCTTAAGGAAATCTGAAATTGGCACATTGAAGACAAATCCATGCAACCTGCCTTTGAACAAGCAGAGGACTAAAATGCCTTCCAGCGCCCGTTTGGGACAGGATTCCCAGCCCtcccctgcaggcagctcctgcaggcAGTCTGTCCCGCTGGGCTCCCCGGTGCCCCACAGAAAAGAGCTGCCCAGCCATACCCAGTGCGCCAGGATGCCCTCTCCAGGCCCTGCCAAGCCTTTGCCTcctgcaagccctgcctggcaccAGGGGCTTCCTGGAGAGCAGGCactgccccagcctctgcccaggAGCCGCAGGCTGGGCATTCCTCGCTCCCAGCTCTTCCCCCCACAGCAGTTACCTACTGTCCGGCTCAAAACACTTCTGCTCTTCCCTGTATTTAAAACCTAGATCcagcaagcaattttttttttttttgcccgtCCCTTGAGCCACTTGCTTGGCTCCTTCTACACAGAACTGGCAGGGAGGCTCCAGCTAAAAGAGCAATTCCTCCAGCAGTGTGCAAGGAGCCTGTCTGCATCTTCTGCAAGGGCTCCCTTTCAACGCTTCGACTCAAAGGCCAGCAGTCCTCCCGCAGACGCAGCCTCTTAAGTCATCAGAACAAGCTGCACTTGAGCCCTGCGTTTTGGCTCcttaaaagacttaaaaaaccGCAGGGCCGTTCTAGAAAAGCACGCTTCAGTCCTCATATGCTTACAATGAGACATATTCACACTCAGTTACACAGGGAATTTGAGATGCTTTACCTTTTTTAGCTCCTTCTGGCACTATTCTGTACACTTTATAGGGATCTGAGATGTCCAGCTGGCTTCTCTCCACCAGTTCTTCAAAGTCATTGCTCTTGTTCAAAGCACACCTTAATCTTGTCTTCCAGGTAGGGGGATCTGGTTTATCAATGCCCTCTCTgaactttcctttaaaaagagcCCAAGCCTGGAAACATTTCAGATAAtcaaaagagcaagaaaaagaaaaaaaaggaaaaaaaaaaaaaaaaagaaaaaggatcaaCTACAAGGTACAAGTCCACAATACTTGAAACAGCATATATGTGTGTGCTTATGCGTGCCTGAATTTACTCCCTACAGGTTTAGGCTAAGAAAAAAGGCAGCATAGTAAGGTAGGCAAAACAGTTTAGCAGGcacaaggaaagggagaaaacgATCCAATGTGGAAACAGATGTGCTGCAATCCCACAGCATTTAGCTCCACACGGAGAAGGGGGAAAGGGCGGGCTGTCTTATCCCACAAACACAGGGGACAccggggcacagccagggccaccaggcaggcagccagcagcagcaggcacccaGCAGCGCCAGCCTGCAGAGGCGGGCGGCAAGGACGGGATGTCGAGGGGCCACTGCGGAGCCCCtgggcatccctcctgccccggctgtGTCCCACAACCCCGGCCCCGGGCTGAGCCCTACCTTGAAGAGGGCGGCATCCTCCTCGCGGTTGTAGTCCTGCTTGCCGGCATGCTTCCAGGGGATGCGGAAGATGCTCTTCTCATCGTTCTCCCACACCAGCCCCGGGTACTTGCCGCTGTCTATCTGGTCGATCAGCCACTGGCGGAGTTTCCCGTTGCCGCAGCTCACCGAGTTCATCCCGCACTCGCCCGACTCCAAGTTCATGCCACTCACGTCGGGGGTCGGGTGGGGGGTTTTGAGGTGCCTCACCGAGCACACCTCTCCACACACACCCAAGCACCAGCTCTCGGGGGGGGCTgcgaaggagggggagaggggcaggatggggggagaGGAAAACCCACAGGTCAGGCACTGGCTGAAGTCCCCGTGTAGAGCCCCGCCAGCAGTCCCCAGTCCCTGGTGCCACATGTATCACGCCAAACGGCAGCTACGGCGTGCAGGGGGGCCCCGGGGAGCCCGGGAAACACGGTAGAGAGCCTCAGGAAACCGGGcacagccccccgcagccctccccagGCACCGCTCGTGCTGCAGACTTTGACAGACTTCCCCCCTGTCCCGACACTGTTTTGCATGAACATATGCAGGTTGTTGAAATTTTCGTTGCAAGTGACTTAAGACGCAAACCCTCTGTCCTGCTCGGAGTTCAACTGGGTTTTTACTttttaaccaaaaaagaaaaaaatggcataaaaatgtatttgtatatgaCAGTGCATATATGTAATGTTAGACACATGCACACAATTTGGAGGGCTTCACATGCAGTTATGATTTATACGGCATCTAACTGTAACATCAAAGTAGTTTTCACAAGCTCGCTTCAGCAAGACACATTTGAACACGATGTCCTATACATATCTACCCCTCCAACTGCTCCCAACATGCATATGTAGTAACATTCAGACTTATACATTGCAAATACCTAAAATTGGAAAGACAGCAACCCACAGAGCCTGGCACCAGGGCACTGTCCCCAGAGACGCTGGAGCTTGCAGCCAGCCACACAGAGCCCTCGCTACACGCAGAGGTGCAAGCATGCACGGGGAGCGGTGCGGCTCTGCAGTGATGGGCACCTGCTGGAAAGGTCCTAATGTGAGGACACCGACACCAGTGATAGGGACCTGGAGTCAGGTTTGTCTCCCCGACGTGAAGAAGTGCTTGAATGCCCAAAAGTttagtttggtgggttttttcccctcattacATCTAATAAAAAAGTGATTCCTCACCCACAGTCTTTGCCTCTACACACAGGGAGACCTTCAGAGACCCCTTGTATGACAGGTGCACACTACTGTGGGCAGACGGGCAGCTCCGCACCCCTTAGACCCCTCCTCAGGCGACAGCATCCCCCCGGCCACCAAACCCACTCCCCCAGCTTCTCCCCTGGGCACGATATGCCTGGGGGGGCGGCCGAGGCCGCGGCTCCGCCAGAGCCCGTGCAAAGACCCCCAAAAAGTCCTTTACCCCATTAGACAGAGCATGAAGCGGATCCCCCCTACGCGTTCCCGCGACCCTCCCCAGGGCATGGGGAAACCggctgggccgggggggggtcGGTGCGCGCCTTCACCTCGGGAGCAGATAACGGGGCGGgtattatttttttgctttaaaatagggaaattttttttttttttaaaaaaaggccaaACGGCTCGCTCAGGTGCCGACGGCACCAGGAGAAGCCCAGACGGGGGAAAGCCGAGGTGTCCGCACCGCCCACCCCCGTCTCCCTCCCCGGCCCGTGGGGtcccgcggcggggccgctctGCCCGGAGGCGCGGGCGGAGCGctgcggcggcccggcggggcggaggggagtCTCCGGTGGGGgctccgccgctgccgccgcttaCCTCTGTCGCGGCgctgggagcgggcaggggcCGCCGGCTGCCGGGGCGGCTGCTGAGACGGGGCGCACGGCGACTGGGCCGGCGGCACCGGGAAGTTTCTTTATATGATGGAGGGCGTCGTgcccgggcgggggggaggcgggccCCGGCCCGGAGGTGGAgccggcggaggggagcggggactTTGCCAGCTGGAAAATATCTGAGGCAGTGACACATGCCCATTGCTGGTAAACacaggcggcgggcggggggggggggtcgcagCCCGGCGCCCTCTCTGCGTCcgcgttggttttttttttaaatctatacaGACAGACGCATATACATAAATAGCATGGGGAAACTCCTACCTATGATAGCCAGGCGGCTTTTACTGTAAAGGACCCAACTACCTACACCCACCAGAAACGTGCTAGATCGCGCCGGCCAGGCCCCCGGGCGGCTCGGAGAGACGGCGGGAGCATCCGCCCACCCACCTACCCACCCACGGCGCGCCCGAGGCCGGTACCCCCAGTCCGCAGCCCCTGCGACCCAACCCGGGCCACTGAGCCGGGTTCACGGAGGGGGATGAGAAACCCCCCCCGAGGCGAGGGCGAACCGGCGGACTCGGGGCTCGGGCTCTCCCCCGGCGAGCCTGCCCCGTGCTTTGCAGCCCATAAGGTGTGAAATGGGGAACAAGGTGGGGGGCAGCAGCGGCGCCGGACCCCGTAGGCAGCGAGCCCCGACGGGGAGccagccccggccgggagcggctCCCGCCCCGCTGAGCTCGGGGGATGCTGCCCCGGGAAAGCACGTCTTAAGTACCGGCTCCAGAGCCGGGGCTGGGTGGTGGGTAGCCCACTCGCTCGCCTGCCTGCAAAGTCCCCTGCTCCAACGTGGTGGGAGCTGAGGGGGATGAAGGAGCGAGGTCCGGGCTCGCATGAAAGTCTTCCTTACCGCCTTTCGGGTTTCAAACACGTGTTTCATGCCATGACACtttcttgttgttgttctgttttaACGTCTCCAACACACATCCACATCCTTTCTGCTGTAACGTATCAGATCAAAAAACCAGTCATCGCGCGCTGTGCTGGCAGGCCGCCGGTGCGGAGGGTACACGAAGAGTTTAGGATATTAATTGCAAATCTTCAACGCCATCTTCTGAAATTTAAATGCAATTATCGCCACGTTTTGAGGGAGAAGTGAGAAGTGCAGGCATTTTTAGATATCGGGTTTATAACACACCATCCATCCTCTAAAAAAAGAATTGGCAGCGCCCATAGGAATCTTTTCAGTCACGAGTTAAAACAccttcaaaacattaaaatacGTCTTTAGATTGGAGGTGACTGCCACCATAAATCAAGACGAGAAACCGCAGCTTTACCAAAAGGCATCTGAAAGGCTTTCTAAAAATCCAATTTCTATTCCTAGGTGTAAGACTGTGTGGTACTCAGGGTACCAACTGTAATTTCATTAAGTATAAAACCATCTTGAAATATATTACTATAAAATGAACACTTCTAATGCCTTctcttttttgcagcttttaagACAGCAAATTCTGGGCCAGTGTGAAACATGCAGATTTGATCCGCATTAGGTCAAAccattcaggggaaaaaaccccacctttctcAAATGCTggagaatattttgaaaaaataattgtacTTGTCCAAAGAAATCCATGTATAGATAGAGAGGTAGATGAGTTACACATTCAGTAagctttaagagaaaacaaagtcaATCATAAAAAACCCAGACAGTACATGTGTGGGAAATTACCAGGCTGGGTGGTCGGTTGCTGTCTTTGGGCAACAAGAACTCTACTAGAAAACTATCTCCAGTTGCCTAAATTTTAGAGGGGATGCTTAAAGCCAGACCCCTATATGCACATTCAGCCTTTGCAACTAAGTCTTCTCATGAGTAAGACATGCTAATCTCATTAGCCTTGCTGACTTCATTACTCAGGGTTTCTGGACGTCGGCCATTTCCATTTAAGATGGCAAAAAAAATTTAGGACTACCATTTCGGTCTGTAAAGTAAAAAACTCTGATCAATAACAGAACTGTGGTGTCTGCATTAAATGCTGCAGCAGTGCGCCGGTAAACTTTTGTTGGGTGCTTTCTGCATCTGTGAAGAGACAATTCTTTCTTAACCAGCCTTGCTGGTGATCTGAACACTTAGAACACCTCCAACCTGTTCATATTTTTCTAGCAATTTCCACACCATCACGAGTGCCTGACCCTTCAAACCTTACCCAAAAGCCCCACTGCCTTCATGGAAGTTATCTGTGCCAGTGACCGAATTGAAGTCCTCTTGTGAAAATGCTCTCGCTGCTCTTTAACCACGGCAGTCACCGCCGGGGCCCCTGTTTTTCACACTCTTAAGGTCACACTGACTAAAGGCATGCCAGGAAAAGTGACTGTTTCTTCTCAACAGTCACTCGCAAGCCCTCAGTGCGTAGAAAGCTAGCTTCTGCTTTCAGCAAACCCCTCTGAAGTCCCAGCTGATTCACCTGGGAATTGCACccaaggcagaaaagcagagacgCCAGCTCAGACCGGCTGCCAGGGGCTCTCTGAAATGGGTTCCTACGGAAAGGTGCAGTGCTGAGCCAAAGGGCACACCTATTAAATGCTCTTGCTCTCAGGAGCTTACTCCACCTTTCCTTCAGAAAGGTTGCCCTTGCTCTCCTGGGAGCAAAGGCTCTCCTGCCTCCCTAAAAAACTACTGAGTGAACCCTAAGCCAGAGGGACCTGTTGGAAATATGCCGGAGGCAGTGTGTCTGGCAGCAGAGGCTCTCTGAGGAGAGCCTAGTTCAGGGGTTCTCCCCACGCTGGAGACCATGAAATCCCCTCGGGCACCAGCGCAGGGGGAGTTCCTCTGTGGAGAAGAGGAACCTGCGAGGAAGAGTGGGGAGCACCCAGTCCTTCGCCTTGTTCCACCTGGGCTGAGAGGGCTGCATTGGTTGCACTGGCCATCCATCTGCCTGCGGCTCCGGTGGGAATGTGCTTATGACGGCAGGTCCGGGTGGGCAGTAGAGGTCAGCCCCCCCACGCACTCACTGCAGCCCAAGCACAGGGCGCGGACCGCTTGCTAGCTGAGCTCGCAGCCAGCGCAGACCCACTGGTGAGCAGGAGCGCGGCAGCGAGCGAGCTCCTTCCCCAGCGGGCCAGCTCTAGCCTTGGGTGAGGGCCCTGACCAGGGCTCCTCAGGAACCCAGCAAAGCTTGTACTGAAGCCCTTGACAAATGACACTGGTAAATGCGTTTTCAGAAGCGGATTAAGCCCCTAAAAGCGGTTTGGAAAAGCCCGCAGCTGCCTGTCTACATCTTTAGCTGCCCCAAAACCCCTTTCCTGAAACGGAGGTGTTTGAAGAGCTCAACGCCTTGCTGTTGGCACCCGTTTCcacttcttcttccctcagaagTCCTCGCAAATCCCTGGTTGCAAGTCCCTGTGAGATGATGCCCTCCGCTGCCCAAAGCAGCAGCGCGGTTCAGACCCCAGGAGGCGGCACTATTAAAGCCTCGCAACCCCACGCGTCCGTCAACAGCTCTGAGGCATGGGGCTGAGCTCGCAAGTCACTTACACAGCAGAAAGACCCCCGTGGATGGCATCGATGGAATTCAGAGACACTGTGGAAATTTGGGGCAGATTCCCAATTACTTTGATTTATTCCAGCAAAGCACCTGCTCTATAAGCAATCTAACACGAGTCGCAATGGGCAATTTTAAGCATCCTCTGTTGTGGTAACTTCTGGTGTTATAAGCCCCCCTTCTAATTTTGGGAGGGTATTGGCAGTTCCCCCATTTAAAATAGTGACGGTATTAAGTCACTATGTCACTGACAGTAAAAGGTATTACTCTATCATATATCTTCCATATTACTAATTACACAGTCATTTTAAACTGTTAGAAATAAAGCAAACCGGCAAGCGTGGCCACGTCTCTGTACTTTTAAGCAGAAAAGTCTCACAGTCCAGTTGCGATTATTTTGGGTGGATTCGGTGCacgttttgttttctcttcatgtACTTCCCCTCCACTTTGTAGCCAAGAATATTTCAACCCGCCTTTCATTAGGCTGCCTTCATGCCTCTGTACATCAGCCTCTGCCTGGGTCTGAAATAGCCTTTCACCGCGTGTCCTAACACCTGAGATATCCTGCAGCTTTCCTTTGAAGAGAAAAGGCTGGCGTGCGCATCCAACCAACGCGGCACACAAACAGCAAGGAGCCCTTCCCCGGTGCTGGGTCACCAGGCCAGGAGCTAGAAACCCTGGGTTGACACCTTCACCCCTGCAAACCAACAGCAAAATTTTGACGGACTTCccgctcctcggggcctcctggTTGAGCAGCAGGCTGCTTGGG
Coding sequences within it:
- the IRF4 gene encoding interferon regulatory factor 4; this encodes MNLESGECGMNSVSCGNGKLRQWLIDQIDSGKYPGLVWENDEKSIFRIPWKHAGKQDYNREEDAALFKAWALFKGKFREGIDKPDPPTWKTRLRCALNKSNDFEELVERSQLDISDPYKVYRIVPEGAKKGAKQINMEDQPLMMNHPFPITSPYTSLPSQVPNYMVPHERNWREFAPEQPHPDIPYQCASVPFAARSHHWQGPGCENGCQVTGTFYACAPPESQTPGIPIEPSIRSGEALALSDCRLHICLYYREILVKEVTTSSPEGCRISHGQSYEVSSLEQVIFPYPEDNGQRKNIEKLLNHLERGVILWMAPDGLYAKRLCQSRIYWDGPLALCSDRPNKLERDQTCKLFDTQQFLAELQAFAHHGRPLPRYQVALCFGEEFPDPQRQRKLITAHVEPMFARQLYYFAQQNSGHLLRGYDLPELVTSPEDYHRSIRHSSIQE